The following coding sequences are from one Bufo bufo chromosome 2, aBufBuf1.1, whole genome shotgun sequence window:
- the KLHL26 gene encoding kelch-like protein 26 isoform X3, whose amino-acid sequence MAESGGEEFVSLGQSRAMFTGGMREASQDVIELKGVSSRGLRHIIDFAYSAEVTLDLDCIHDVLGAAVFLQMVPVVELCEEFLKSAMSVETCLNIGQMATTFSLASLKESVDLFTFKHFLKISEEEDFLHLPLERLVFFLQSNKLKNCSEIDLFHAAIRWLQFDYSRRANASQVLCHIRFPLMKSSELVDSVQIVDIMVEDVLCRQFLLEAFNYQILPFRQHEMQSRRTIIRSDVCSLITFGGTPYTDNDRTVSTKVYYLPDLTARQFKELNEMEIGCSHACVAVLDNFVYVVGGQHLQYRSGEGAVEVCFRYDPHLNQWLRIQPMQESRIQFQLHVLYGMLYATGGRNRSGSLASVERYCPRKNEWTYVCSLKRRTWGHAGATLQGRLYISGGYGVSVDDKKALHCYDPSLDQWEFKTPMNEPRVLHAMVGTKNRIFAFGGRMDHVDRCFDVLAVEYYTPETDTWTTVSPMRAGQSEAGCCLLKHKIFIVGGYNWHLNNVTSIVQVYNTETDEWERDLHFPESFAGIACASVILPQVTTQS is encoded by the coding sequence ggcgaTGTTTACAGGAGGAATGAGAGAAGCCAGTCAAGATGTTATTGAACTTAAAGGAGTATCTTCTAGAGGACTGAGACATATCATTGATTTTGCATACAGTGCGGAAGTTACTCTCGATCTAGACTGCATTCATGATGTCCTTGGAGCTGCTGTTTTTCTCCAAATGGTACCTGTTGTGGAACTTTGTGAAGAGTTCCTGAAATCTGCTATGAGTGTGGAGACTTGTCTAAATATTGGGCAGATGGCAACAACTTTCAGTTTGGCATCTCTGAAAGAATCAGTTGATTTATTcacttttaaacattttcttAAAATTTCTGAGGAAGAAGATTTTCTTCATTTGCCTCTGGAACGGCTAGTTTTCTTCCTCCAAAGTAATAAGTTAAAAAACTGCAGTgaaatagatttatttcatgCTGCAATCCGTTGGTTGCAGTTTGACTATTCCCGACGAGCAAATGCTAGTCAAGTTCTTTGCCACATTCGCTTTCCATTGATGAAGTCTTCCGAGCTGGTGGACAGTGTTCAGATTGTGGACATCATGGTAGAAGACGTGTTATGCCGACAGTTTCTGCTTGAGGCCTTCAACTACCAAATTCTTCCATTCCGCCAGCATGAAATGCAGTCTCGTAGGACCATTATTAGGTCAGATGTATGCTCACTTATAACGTTTGGTGGAACGCCTTATACCGATAATGATCGAACAGTAAGCACTAAAGTATATTACTTGCCAGATCTGACTGCTCGTCAGTTTAAAGAACTCAATGAAATGGAGATTGGTTGTAGCCATGCTTGTGTTGCAGTCCTGGACAATTTTGTATATGTTGTAGGAGGACAGCATTTGCAATATCGAAGTGGTGAAGGTGCTGTTGAAGTATGTTTTCGCTATGACCCTCATTTAAATCAGTGGCTGCGAATTCAACCCATGCAAGAGAGCAGAATTCAGTTTCAACTGCATGTCTTGTATGGCATGTTATATGCAACTGGGGGAAGAAACAGATCAGGAAGTTTGGCATCTGTCGAAAGGTATTGTCCAAGGAAGAATGAATGGACATATGTCTGCTCTTTAAAACGCAGAACTTGGGGTCACGCAGGTGCTACACTTCAAGGCAGACTATATATTTCAGGTGGCTATGGAGTATCCGTTGATGACAAGAAAGCCTTGCATTGTTATGACCCTTCTTtagatcagtgggaatttaagacTCCAATGAATGAGCCAAGAGTTCTTCATGCCATGGTAGGGACCAAGAACAGAATTTTTGCTTTTGGTGGTAGGATGGATCATGTTGATCGATGTTTTGATGTTTTGGCCGTtgagtattacactccagagactGACACGTGGACAACTGTAAGTCCAATGAGAGCTGGACAATCTGAAGCAGGCTGCTGTCTTTTAAAGCACAAAATTTTTATTGTAGGGGGCTACAACTGGCACTTGAACAACGTGACTAGCATTGTACAAGtatacaatacagaaactgatgaATGGGAAAGGGACTTGCATTTCCCAGAATCCTTTGCAGGAATAGCTTGTGCATCAGTTATACTACCACAGGTTACAACTCAGAGCTAA